CCGGTTGATCTGGAAATTCACTGCGACCCCGTTATATGGAGATATGTCATGCCGACCCTAGACACGCCCCACCCCACCGGAGACCAGGGCTTCCTCAAGCACCTGAACCGGGCCCGCATCCTCGATCTGGTGCGCCGTCAGCCGGGCCTGAGCCGCGCCGAACTGGCGACGCAGGCCGGCCTGACCAAGATGACGGTCGGGACGGTCGTGGGCGACCTGCTCGCGCAGGGCTGGCTGGACGAGGGCGAGCCGCGTCCGGGCGGAGTGGGCCGGCCGGGGCGGTCCCTGTCGCTGAGCGCCGGCAATTTCGTGCTGCTGGGGGCCGAGATCGGCGTATTGGGGCAACGGGCCGTGGCCTGCACGCTGCGAGGTGAGGTACTGGCCAGCCGCACCCTGAGCGCCCCCACTGGGCCCCCTGAGCAGGCCGCCCGGCAGCTGGCCGGGCTGATCGCGGAGCTGCGGCGCGACCCGGCGGTGGCTGGGCGCGTGATCCTGGGCCTGGGCGTGGCGGTGCCGGGACCGGTGGACCCGGCCGACCAGACCCTGGCCTACGCGCCCAACCTGGGCTGGGGACCGGTGGCCATGCTGGAGGTGCTCGCGCCGCACTTGGGCGACTTGCCCGGCCTGCGCCTGATCGAGAACGAGGCCAACGCCGCCGCGTTTGGCGAGGCGTACCGGCACCCTCAGCCGCCCGAGGTGCTGGCCTACCTGAGCCTGGGCACCGGGATCGGCGCGGGGCTGGTCCTGGCCGGGGCGCTGCCGGGCCAGCCCACGCCGCAGCTCCTGCACGGCCCGCAGGGGCTGGCCGGCGAGATCGGGCACACCCTGGTGCAGCCGGGCGGCCTGTACTGCCACTGCGGCAACCGGGGCTGCGCCGAGACCCTGCTCAGCGGCTGGGCCCTGCGCGCGACCCTGGGCGTGGCCGAGGGCG
This genomic stretch from Deinococcus sp. Leaf326 harbors:
- a CDS encoding ROK family transcriptional regulator, whose protein sequence is MPTLDTPHPTGDQGFLKHLNRARILDLVRRQPGLSRAELATQAGLTKMTVGTVVGDLLAQGWLDEGEPRPGGVGRPGRSLSLSAGNFVLLGAEIGVLGQRAVACTLRGEVLASRTLSAPTGPPEQAARQLAGLIAELRRDPAVAGRVILGLGVAVPGPVDPADQTLAYAPNLGWGPVAMLEVLAPHLGDLPGLRLIENEANAAAFGEAYRHPQPPEVLAYLSLGTGIGAGLVLAGALPGQPTPQLLHGPQGLAGEIGHTLVQPGGLYCHCGNRGCAETLLSGWALRATLGVAEGESLGDFVAAHLDDAAVQVALRRAGEVLGTLLVNLQRTLNPSHMIIGGLLARLDGPMVETALAFFAAHQQGRPGLGGAARVEVCSDHLLRPARGAAAQVLAQTIGAR